A stretch of Rhododendron vialii isolate Sample 1 chromosome 4a, ASM3025357v1 DNA encodes these proteins:
- the LOC131322801 gene encoding uncharacterized protein LOC131322801 — MASSHRSPYKFKQRKNKSSFTSTAAKAAVSSFSTEKSSNSTPPTNAKTSAPTVKFSENSGRLQRFNVKEKSPVGVLIKRVVDLLRETRQALKTNQILEACNVDMIENKNVFENLRNNPKVVYDGRCFRYKSKHGLEDKDQVLKFIRTFPNGIDVDEVKDAYPTVMEDIQAMKAAGEIWLLSDKKKETIAYPNDLRVTINVDDDLKQLFREIELPHDMLDIEEDLVKNGMKPATDTVKRRMALALIANSEPKKKVIDFSKKKLTNSHLPELFKLPSTSKSR, encoded by the exons ATGGCTTCATCACATAGAAGTCCATACAAATTCAAGCAGCGCAAAAACAAGTCAAGCTTCACCAGCACTGCAGCCAAGGCAGCAGTCTCCTCTTTTAGCACAGAAAAGAGTTCAAACTCTACCCCTCCAACTAATGCAAAAACTTCTGCTCCCACAGTTAAATTCTCGGAAAACAGTGGGAGACTTCAGCGATTTAATGTCAAAGAGAAATCCCCCGTAGGAGTTCTGATCAAGCGAGTAGTAGACCTACTGCGAGAG ACAAGGCAAGCTctaaaaacaaatcaaattctCGAAGCATGCAATGTAGACATGATAGAAAACAAgaatgtttttgaaaacttgagAAACAATCCAAAAGTGGTTTACGACGGGAGATGCTTTCGTTACAAG TCCAAGCATGGTTTGGAGGACAAGGATCAAGTACTCAAATTCATAAGGACATTTCCAAATGGCATTGATGTGGATGAAGTCAAGGATGCATACCCAACTGTAATGGAGGATATACAG GCTATGAAGGCTGCCGGCGAAATCTGGCTACTATCAGacaaaaagaaggaaacaaTAGCGTACCCAAACGACCTGCGAGTGACCATCAATGTGGACGATGATCTGAAACAGCTGTTTCGGGAAATTGAATTGCCCCACGATATGCTAGATATCGAGGAGGATCTCGTGAAGAACGGAATGAAGCCGGCTACGGACACTGTAAAGAGGAGGATGGCCCTGGCTCTGATTGCCAATTCTGAGCCCAAGAAGAAGGTTATTGATTTCAGCAAGAAAAAACTGACTAATTCCCACCTTCCTGAACTCTTCAAGCTTCCCAGTACTAGCAAGAGCAGATAG
- the LOC131322559 gene encoding protein LIFEGUARD 4-like isoform X3, producing MGRVVLLAGTLTSIVVISSTLYTFWAAKNGWDFHFMGPFLFTSLLVLIAVALIQGTDNLIKRFNYNEYIWAAISLYLDIINLFLALLHR from the exons ATGG GGAGAGTCGTTTTGCTAGCTGGGACTCTAACTAGTATTGTGGTCATTTCCTCGACGCTATACACGTTCTGGGCTGCTAAAAACGGCTGGGACTTCCATTTCATGGGGCCGTTTCTCTTCACCTCCCTCTTGGTGCTCATTGCTGTTGCTCTGATTCAG GGTACAGATAATCTCATCAAGCGCTTCAACTACAATGAGTACATCTGGGCTGCAATCTCCCTTTATCTGGACATTATCAACCTTTTCCTTGCTTTGCTTCACCGATAA
- the LOC131322559 gene encoding protein LIFEGUARD 4-like isoform X1 translates to MKWGTNDFFLGRVVLLAGTLTSIVVISSTLYTFWAAKNGWDFHFMGPFLFTSLLVLIAVALIQGTDNLIKRFNYNEYIWAAISLYLDIINLFLALLHR, encoded by the exons ATGAAGTGGGGAACGaatgacttttttttgg GGAGAGTCGTTTTGCTAGCTGGGACTCTAACTAGTATTGTGGTCATTTCCTCGACGCTATACACGTTCTGGGCTGCTAAAAACGGCTGGGACTTCCATTTCATGGGGCCGTTTCTCTTCACCTCCCTCTTGGTGCTCATTGCTGTTGCTCTGATTCAG GGTACAGATAATCTCATCAAGCGCTTCAACTACAATGAGTACATCTGGGCTGCAATCTCCCTTTATCTGGACATTATCAACCTTTTCCTTGCTTTGCTTCACCGATAA
- the LOC131323229 gene encoding putative ubiquitin-conjugating enzyme E2 38 gives MSLIIEEPERFRQFDVVSDHSDHSYLNYWNKPAKSKKGISTTNNNNNANDAKTDGPDWFANPSSGVHKKIIKEWKVLERNLPEDIYVRVYERRIDLLRAAIVGPAGTPYHDGVFVFDVAFPPDYPARPPLVHYRSFGIRINPNLYANGKVCLSLLNTWFGSRNEKWNPGESTMLQILVSIQGLVLNKNPYFNEPGAGLFTGRKTKKSMAYTENTFIYSCMTMVYLLKKPPKNFETFISTHFRDRSTHILSACDAYMNSRAVVGCYGETGSDQVFKVSKNFKVLMKSWYPHMVVVFKGTGASLGSFEQLMVEKKTTSSKGNYSDVKKQQKKEKSSGFWKLIGIVKGFLGVKKVGTEKGIKLNSSSS, from the exons ATGTCTCTCATCATTGAAGAACCGGAGCGATTCCGGCAATTCGACGTGGTCAGCGACCACTCCGACCACAGCTACCTCAACTACTGGAACAAACCCGCCAAGAGCAAAAAGGGCATTAGTACTACTAATAATAACAACAACGCTAATGACGCGAAAACCGACGGCCCGGATTGGTTTGCAAACCCGTCAAGCGGGGTCCACAAGAAGATCATCAAGGAGTGGAAGGTACTGGAGAGAAACCTCCCGGAGGACATCTACGTGCGGGTCTACGAGCGCCGCATCGATCTCCTGCGGGCGGCGATCGTGGGCCCCGCCGGCACCCCGTACCACGACGGGGTGTTCGTGTTCGACGTGGCGTTCCCGCCGGATTACCCGGCCCGGCCGCCGCTTGTCCATTACAGGTCGTTTGGGATCAGGATCAACCCGAACCTGTACGCGAACGGGAAGGTGTGTCTCAGTTTGCTTAACACGTGGTTTGGCAGTCGGAATGAGAAGTGGAACCCAG GTGAGTCCACAATGCTTCAAATCCTAGTCTCAATCCAAGGCCTAGTCCTCAACAAAAACCCATACTTCAACGAACCGGGTGCTGGTCTCTTCACGGGTCGAAAAACCAAGAAATCCATGGCCTACACCGAAAACACCTTCATCTACTCCTGCATGACCATGGTCTACTTGCTCAAAAAACCCCCCAAGAACTTCGAAACATTTATTTCGACCCATTTTCGAGACCGATCAACCCACATTTTATCTGCCTGTGATGCCTACATGAACTCTAGAGCTGTGGTAGGGTGCTATGGGGAAACCGGTTCGGATCAGGTGTTTAAAGTTTCCAAAAATTTCAAGGTGTTGATGAAGTCGTGGTATCCACATATGGTGGTGGTTTTTAAAGGGACTGGAGCTTCTCTGGGGAGTTTCGAACAGTTGATGGTTGAGAAGAAAACAACGTCGTCTAAGGGAAATTATTCTGATGTGAAGAAGCAGCAGAAGAAGGAGAAATCATCTGGGTTTTGGAAGTTGATTGGGATAGTGAAGGGGTTTTTGGGAGTCAAGAAAGTTGGTACTGAAAAGGGGATCAAGTTGAATTCTTCTTCCTCTTGA
- the LOC131322559 gene encoding protein LIFEGUARD 4-like isoform X2 gives MKWGTNDFFLGRVVLLAGTLTSIVVISSTLYTFWAAKNGWDFHFMGPFLFTSLLVLIAVALIQVFMPMGKLGSTIYGGLEAILFSAFIA, from the exons ATGAAGTGGGGAACGaatgacttttttttgg GGAGAGTCGTTTTGCTAGCTGGGACTCTAACTAGTATTGTGGTCATTTCCTCGACGCTATACACGTTCTGGGCTGCTAAAAACGGCTGGGACTTCCATTTCATGGGGCCGTTTCTCTTCACCTCCCTCTTGGTGCTCATTGCTGTTGCTCTGATTCAG GTCTTCATGCCTATGGGAAAACTGGGGTCAACCATATATGGAGGATTGGAAGCAATCTTATTTTCTGCATTTATCGCGTAG